The genome window CGATGGCTATTTTGTCTGCAGCTGTATTAACAGGCTGTGAGAAAGAAACAATACTGGAAGACAAAGAGCTTGCAACTTCACATCAGGAAGCAGCCACAGCCGGTAAAGGACAGCAGTTTGTTCCAAATGAGGTTCTTGTAAAGTTTAAAACCGGTGTTTCAGAAACGGCAAGAGCAGCTGCCTTGGCCCGTATCAGCGGTAACGTCAAAGAGCATATTCTTACAAAAACGATGGAGCGTTTCGGTGACAGGGAAGGGCTTACACTAGTGCATACACCTATGGCTGCGCTGGAGGCATTAGGCAAATTAAAAGGAGCTGCAGAAATCGAGTATGCGGAGCCAAACTATATCTACACACATGCAGCCGCATCAACCGACCCTTACTTCACAAACGGCTCACTTTGGGGTATGTACGGAGATGGCTCATCTCCGGCAAACCAATATGGTAGCCAGGCCGCTGAAGCATGGGCTGCTGGTAACACTGGTGCTGCATCTGTTGTGGTTGGTATCATTGATGAAGGTATACAGTACAGTCACCCTGACCTTGCAGCCAACATATGGACCAACCCGTACGACCCGGTAGATGGCGTGGATAACGATGGCAATGGTTATATAGATGACTCCCACGGCTGGGACTTTGACGGTAACAATAACGAAGTATATGACGGTGGCGACAGAGGTAGCCTGGATGACCATGGTACACACGTAGCAGGTACAATTGGCGCAGTAAACAATGGCTCCGGTGTAGTAGGCGTTAACTGGAATGTAACAATGATTTCGCTTAAATTCCTGGGTCGCAGAGGTGGTACAACTGCCAATGCTGTTAAAGCTGTAGATTACCTGACTGACCTGAAAACCAGACACGGTATGAATATAGTAGCCAGCAATAACTCTTGGGGTGGTGGCGGCTTCTCGCAGGCACTATACGATGCAGTTAACCGTGCTAATAACCAGGAAATACTGTTTGTAGCAGCAGCCGGTAACGGTGGCAACGACGGTGTAGGCGATAACAACGATGCAGTTGCCAGCTATCCGTCTAACATGGATCTGCCTAACGTAATTGCAGTAGCCTCAATCACTTCCTCAGGTGCAAAGTCATCTTTCTCTAACTATGGGGCTACAACTGTAGATATCGGAGCTCCTGGTTCTGGGGTTAACTCTACCACAGCGCTTAATAGCTATTCTTCTTATAGTGGTACTTCTATGGCAACGCCTCACGTAACAGGCGGTGTAGCACTTTATGCTGCTTCGCATCCAGGTTCTACGGCTGCGGCTATCAAGAATGCCATCATGAGCAGTGCAATTCCAACAGCATCACTGTCTGGTAAGTGTGTTACAGGTGGTCGCCTTAACGTAAGCGGCTTCTAAGTATAGCCCTGATTAGTTTTAAAGTCGTCCGGGTCCTCTACACCGGGCGGCTTTTAGCCTATCAGAGTTACTTTACAGAACCTGTAAACGCATGTATAATACTGAGTGTAAAACAAAAAAGGCTGCCTGTTAAACGGGCAGCCTTTTTTGTTTTACCTGTTATCGCCTTTTTCTTTGTCGCGATACCCTTCGTAGCGTTTGCGGTCTTTCTTTTTATCTTTTTTACGGCCAATTGCACCACCTGCAGCCGTTCCGGCGGCGGCACCTACCACGGCTCCAGTTGTACCGCCTACGGCAGCACCGGCTGCTGCGCCTGTAGCGCCACCAACAGCAGCGCCTTTTGCTTTCCTGCTCCAGCCTTCGCCTGTACAACTACCTAGTAGAAATACAGTGATCAGTAATGGTATAAACCTGTGTAGTATTCTCATAAGAGTATAGTTTTAATTCATTATTTTTTACGATAGCTGTACTGTGTTGTTTAGATTTAAGTACTAATAATCAGTGTCTTATAGCTGTTTGTGTGAGCTGAGCGAAATAACATTATGGTATCAATTCAGAAGATTATGATGCAATTTTCAGGAATAGCTATATCAAGTAAGCAAGTATAAAGTGTTCAACTGTTTTACCTATACCGCAAAGAGCTGTACTTTTGTGCTTCTATAGTTTATACTTTATGACACCAGCTGTTTCTATCGTACCCATTACTGTTTCCGAACTGCATACCCTACAGGATATAGCCCTGAATGCCTATGGTGATCATTATCTGCACCTTTGGAATGATGGTGGGGCCTGGTACATTGAGCGCAGCTTTAGTGATGCAGCGTTGAAAGGCGAACTGGAAGATCCCAATGCTGCTTTTTTCCTGATTCATGCTGATGATGAACTGGTTGGTTTCCTGAAGCTGAATGTGAACAAAGAATTGGAAGGTTATACTTCGGAAGGGGCCCTGGAACTGGAGCGGATTTACCTTGTAAAATCAGCCTCCGGACACGGTATAGGAAAGCAAGTGCTGGACTTTACAAATCAGTTTGCCAGAGAAAGAAACAAGCGAGTGGTTTGGCTGAAGGCTATGGACAGCAGTCACGATGCCATCAGGTTCTATGAGCGAAACGGTTACACTCAGTGCGGCACTTACATGCTTGATTTTGAAACTATGAAACCTGAGTACCGTGGTATGGTGGTGTTAAAACTGGAGCTGAACTAACTCCCAGGTATAAACTATACTTAAGAGATACTGTTGCGTATTCTCCATAATGCGGCAAAAAGAACAAGACCGGCGAGTGCCTGAACAACCTGAAGCAGATTTCCAGATCTACTACAGAGAGGTGCCTGTTACAGAAGATAAATCGTTGCAGCGGGCGCACCGGCATGCTTTTCAGGAAATTATTTTTATTGAAGAAGGTACCGCCACCCACAGTATAGATACAGAACAGACCGAACTGCAGGGGCCTCTGGTAGCTTTGATAGCGCAGGGTAAAGTGCACCGGTTTATACCTCAGCCCTGGACTAAACTATACGTGCTCCGTTTTACTAACGAGTTTCTGCCGCGCCCTGTCAACGGGCTTTTTAACCAGTTAGTTAACTTTACTTCGTTTGCAGTTTATACTTCGGAGCTGCATCACAAGATCAAAACCCTGCTCGACCTGATGTGCCAGGAGTATCAGCAACAAGCCCCAAATAAAGTATACATCCGGCATCTGCTTTCGGCATTGCTCACTGTGCTGCGCGAAGAACAGCAGAAACGTACTGTAACCGATACCACAGCAGGAGAAACAAACTATGACATCTTCAGTAAATTCTTGGCCCTCCTCGACCAGGAATTTACCCACCACAGGTCAGTAGAATATTACGCCACCCAGCTGCACATCACTACTAAAAAGTTAGGCGAACTCAGCAAAGCTATCACCGGCGAAACTCCATCGCGGATAATAGAGAAAAGGGTAGTGTTGGCTGCCAAGCGTTTTCTGATCTATACCCAGGATACTGTCCAGGAGATAGCTTATACCTTGGGTTATACCGATCATTCTCACTTTACGCGTGTTTTCAGAAGACTGGAAGGTGTAACGCCGACAGCTTTCCGGGAGAAGTATAAGCAGGCATAAAGCGTCCAGTTAAAGTCGGAAAGCGGCCATCACTCTGGCCCATTGCTTGCGTATCTTTGTACCATGAGCGTTTACAAGCTCATGATTCTGAACCTATAACTATAAACTACTATGAAAATAGCGATAATAGGAGCCAGCGGAAACATTGGTAGCCGCATTACCCACGAAGCCCTGAGCCGTGGCCATGAAGTAACTGCCATTGTACGCAATCCATCTAAACTTACTTTAGAAAACGAGAGCCTGGTAGTAACCAAAGGCGATGCACTTGATGCAGATGACCTTGCTGCTAAGCTTGAAGGGCATGACGCTGTCGTTATTTCTTACAGCCCTGGCTGGGGACCTGGTACAGATTATAACAACTATAACAAAGTGGCAGAGACTGTGATGGGCGCTGCAAAAAAAGCCGGCGTAAAGCGCCTGCTCAATGTGGGTGGAGCCGGTAGTTTGTATGTAGCACCAGGCGTGCAGGCAGTAGACACACCGGATTTTCCTGCTGAATGGAGAGAAGGGGCATCCGCAATGCGTGATTCCCTGAAAGTATACGAGGCAGAGAAAGACCTTGATTGGACATTTTTTAGCCCTGCTTTTATGATTGGCCCCGGCGAGCGCACCGGTAAATACCGGTTAGGTACTGAAAATCCGGTAATGAATGAGAAAGGCGAAAGCAACATCTCTTATGAAGATTATGCCGTGGCTGTGATAGATGAATTAGAAAAGCCTCAGTTTATCCGTCAGCGCTTTACCATTGGGTATTAATCTGTTTAATTATAATTCTGAAGGCGCAGGCTTAGCTCTCTTGCTGGGTTTGCGCTTTGCTTTAGTACCGGCCTTTGCCGTTTTAATTTTTACATGACTAAGAAACAATATAGAACAATTATTCTGATACTGGGTGCTTTAGCAGCCTTAGGCCCGTTTGCCATTGATATGTACCTGCCGGGTTTCCCGGCTATTGCCAAAGACCTGAACACTGATATAGCGCACGTTGGCTTATCGCTTACAAGTTACTTTATAGGTATAGCCGCCGGCCAACTGATCTATGGGCCGCTGGTAGACAGGTTCGGAAGAAAGAAACCGCTGATAATTGGTCTGGGTATTTTTGTGCTGGCTGCGCTTGGTTGTGCCCTGGCACCATCCGTAGAATGGCTGATTGGGCTCAGACTATTGCTTGCCTTAGGAGGTTGCGTGGGTATGGTGGCCAGCCGTGCGATGGTGCGCGACCTGTTCTCGCTGAAAGATATTCCGAACGTGTTTTCCACGCTGATGCTGGTGATGGGTGTAGCGCCGGTTATTGCACCAACTATAGGCGGGTATGTAACAGCAACACTGGGGTGGCATTTTATATTTGTAGTGCTGGCTGCCATTGCTGCTGCTGTGTTACTTGCCGTAATACGCTTACTACCCGAAAGCAAAGGAGCGGATGCCTCCATATCGCTTAAACCCCAGTTTATACTTCGTGATTTTGGAACTGTACTGAAGGAACGTACTTTCCTGACATATGCTGTTTCGGGAAGTTTGGCGGCGGCAGGTATGTTTGCCTATATCTCAGGTTCACCTTTCGTGTTTATGGAATACTTTGGTCTTACAGATACGCAATATGGCTGGGCCTTTGGACTAAATGCTGCCGGTTATATTTCGGGTAGCCAGTTTAACAGGTTGCTGTTGCGCCGGCAGACAAGCAAGCAGATTACACTTAAAGTAGGGTTTATTCAGTTTTTAGCCGCATCTGCATTATTATTCGGTGCAATTACGGGCTCTCTGAGTGCTGCCGGTACGCTTATACTACTGTTCAGCTTTATGTTCAGTCTGGGCATCATCAACCCTAATGCTTCTGCGTTGGCCATGACCCCGTTTACTAAAAATACGGGGAGTGCCTCAGCTATACTTGGTAGTCTGCAAATGGGAACCGGTGCGCTGGCATCGGCAGTAGTAAGTTACCTGCACAACAAAACTATGCTACCTATGACGGGCACTATGGCCCTTTTAACCACTCTGAGTTTACTGATTCTGCTGAGTGCAAGACTAAGCACCCGCAAAGCTTATATTTCTGCGCAATTATGTGAAGTGAAGGCACAGTCATAAAGTATAGATGCCCTGCGCTGAAGAAACTGAACATTTCAATAGCGCTGGAGCATCAAGGCTTTACTTTATGAAACAAAAGCTGTCGTCCGAAACTTAATTGGGTATGGCAAGGTTGTATTTATAAGTACCTATTTAAACGTTCTATAGTCAATTCTCCCTATTTATACTTACCTTGTGGGTTATTTAAGATAAGAAATTGCTTATGGTATAGCTAAGTTTTTATCTGGCACCATTATCGCAAGTACTGCTGTATAAGCTGTTGTTGCTTATTTTACCCGCAATTCACCTTTGAGCATCTGATTCTTTGTGTGGGTTCCGAAACACATTATCAAACATGAAGCTAAAAGGCAAAGTAAAATTCGTAAACAAAGACAAGAACCTGTTCTTCCCGACGCTCCGCATAAGGGTAGATACCTACTTCGCCGAAAATAATATTCCGACAACCGCCAACACTACCATGAAAGTGAAAAGTGTGGTGCTACTGTTAGTCTACTTGTTGCCATTTTTGGTGCTGCTCACTTTTCAACCGGCTTATCCGCTTAGTTTGCTGCTGTGGTTTGTAATGGGCCTGGGCGTGGCAGGTATAGGCATGAGCATTATGCACGATGCCAACCACGGCGCTTTTTCTAAAAGCAAGCGTGTGAACGACCTGATGGGCCATACCTTAAATTTAGTGGGTGGTTCAGCTTTTAACTGGAAACTACAGCACAATATTCTTCACCATACCTATACCAATGTGGTGGAGCTGGATGAAGACATACAGGACAGGCTGGTGCTACGTTTTAATCCCCATTCCAAAGTGAAGTTCTTTCATAAAATACAATGGATATACGCTTTTGTGTTTTATGGCTTGCTTACGCTTTATTGGGTAGTGGCAAAAGATTTTGTGCAGTATGCGCTCTTCAAAAAGAATGGTGTGAACAATAATACAACTGCTGAGAACAGAACATGGTTTATCAAACTGGTAGCTATGAAAGTTCTATACTTTTTCGTCATTCTTGGGATACCGACACTGTTCTTCGGGATTCCGTTTTTACAGGTGCTGCTCGGCTTTTTGTTAATGCACTTTGTGGCGGGTATCGTCCTGACTGTTGTGTTCCAGTTAGCGCATACCGTAGAAGGTACCACTCACCCGAGGCCGGACGAGCATGGTATTATTGAGAACGACTGGGCCATTCATCAAATGAATACGACGGTTAACTTTTCCCGGCACAATAAGATCTTGTCGTGGTATGTGGGTGGTCTGAACTTCCAGATCGAGCACCACCTGTTTCCACGTGTGTGCCATGTGCATTATCCGGCCATCGCCGGTATTGTGAAAGAAACAGCGGCCGAATTCGGTATACCATACTTGGAGAATGAAACATTTGGGCAAGCCGTGCGCTCGCACATTGCTACACTGCATCGCTTTGGAAGGCTACCAAGTTTGAACGAGGCTATCGGTTAAAAATCAAATAGACACAGAAAGCTGATAGTGTCCCGTTTGCCCTCTATATTTGCACCCCAATTGCGTACATACCTGTTTATTGTATCATCTGAAAGTTAGGGGTACAATCTGTTTTAGCTAAGCTGGCGTAACCACAGAGATTCGCTGAGTCTTAAAACAGTTTTTGGAGTGTAAGTAATTTTTAGATTATCAATTAGATTAAATGAAGCTTAAAGGCAAAGTAAAATTCGTTAACAAAGACAAAAGTCTGTTTTTCCCGACGCTCCGCAAACGTGTGGACGCCTACTTCTCAGAGAACAACCTGCCTAAATCCGGCAATTCCCGCTTACTTATCAAAAGTATCGTTCTGATGCTGCTTTATGTGGTTCCTTTTGCAGCCATGCTTGCCTTTACGCCGCATGTGGCTGTAAGCCTTGTGCTGTGGCTGGTAATGGGTATAGGTGTGGCCGGTGTGGCCATGAGTGTGATGCATGATGCCAATCACGGTGCTTTCTCGAAGAGCAAACTCATGAACTACCTGATGGCACACTCGGTGAACCTGCTCGGCGCATCGGCCTTTAACTGGAAACTGCAGCACAACATCCTGCACCATACTTATACAAATGTGGTGGAGATGGACGAGGATATTGACGACATGGTCTTCATGCGTTTTTCGCCGCATACCAAGGTGCGCTTTTACCACAAGCTGCAGTGGGTTTACGCGTTCTTTTTCTACGGCTTGCTTACGCTGTACTGGGTTATTGTGAAAGATTTTGTACAGTTTTTCAAGTATATTAAAAGTGGCGTGAATGCTAACTCCAAGTCGGACAATACAGTTGCTTTCTCTAAGATCGTGGCTTTCAAACTGCTGTATTTCTTCTCTATTCTGGTGGCCCCAACACTGATCTTCGGTATACCTTTTTGGGAGGTGTTACTTGGATTTTTTCTGATGCATTTTGTGGCAGGTATGATTCTTTCTACGGTGTTCCAGTTGGCGCATACAGTAGAGGGTACGCACCATCCGCTGCCTAGCGAAACTGGCATCATCGAGAACGACTGGGCCATTCATCAACTGAGCACCACCGCTAACTTTGCCCGCAGAAGCAAGTGGTTGTCGTGGTACGTAGGCGGACTGAATTTCCAGATCGAGCACCATTTGTTCCCGCGGATCAGCCACGTGCATTACCCGGCTATTGCAGACATTGTGAAGCAAACCGCTTCAGAGTTTAACCTCAACTATATTGAGAGCAAAACCTTTTTGCAGGCGGTGCGCTCGCATTTAAACACCCTGCACCGTTTCGGAAGGCTAAAGTTGCCAAACCTGAATGAAGTAATGGCTTAATAAGCTGAAATGATACCTCAAAACTGCCCGACCTGAAGCTTCAGGTTGGGCAGTTTTTATTTAAGGCCATAGTTTAAGTGGTGTATAGCACTACACAATCCTACCTTAGTAGCGTATAGTTAAAATCATAACCTGATCAGAAATGAGAAAAACCGCTCTGCTTATACTTGCTATTTTACTGTTGCAACTGCCTGCCATGGCACAGCAGCAGGAACTGAAGAATCTGGATATCAACCTGGAAAATTATACTTACCCATACCCGGTGCAGTTCCTGCCGCTAACTATCCAGAACCAGAAATTGCGCATGGCTTATATGGATGTGAAACCAACAAAAGCGAATGGTAAAACAGTGCTGCTGCTGCACGGCAAAAACTTTAACGGAGCGTACTGGCAGCAAACTGCAGAAGCACTATCTAAAGCAGGTTACCGCGTTATCATCCCGGACCAGATCGGTTTCGGGAAGAGTTCTAAACCGGAACATCTGCAGTATACTTTCCAGTTGCTGGCACAGAATACCAAAGCTATACTTGATACTTTGAATGTTAAAAAAGTAGCCGTACTGGGGCACTCGATGGGGGGAATGCTGGCTACCCGTTTTGCGCTGATGTACCCGGATGTGACCGAAAAACTTATACTTTTAAACCCCATAGGCCTGGAAGACTGGAAACTGAAAGTACCTTACCAAACTATAGACCAGGCATATAAGGGGGAGTTACAGCAAACCTACGACAAAATCAAAAAGTATCAGCAGGAGAACTACTATGGTGGTAACTGGAAACCCGAATACGACAAATGGGCAAGACTTCTTGCTGGCTGGACTATAAACGAAAATTACCCCCGCATCGCCTGGAACGCCGCTCTGACTGCTGACATGATTGTTACCCAGCCGGTTCTTTATGAATTTGATCAGCTTAAAATGCCTGCATTGCTCATTATTGGCCAGCGCGACCGTACTGCTCTGGGTAAGAACCTGGTACCAAAAGAAGTGGCTGCAACTATGGGTAATTATCCGCAACTCGGAAAAGACACAGCCAAAAAGATAAAAAACAGCACGCTGGTAGAACTGGAAGGAGTGGGGCATTTACCACACATCGAAGCTTTTGATAAATTTATTGATCCGCTGTTAAGCTTCCTGAAAAAGTGAGCCATGAAAGAAGCAAAAGATAATTTCTCTACCCAATCTGACCTGTATGTGAAGTTCAGACCTGAGTACCCGGATGCACTGTATGAATTTATCTTTAAGCTCAAACCACACTATGTAGTTGCCTGGGACTGTGGTACCGGCAACGGGCAGGTAGCAGCAAAACTGGCCGAGCGCTGCCACCTGGTTTATGCCAGCGATATCAGCCAGAAACAACTCGATAATGCTATAAAAAAAGAGAACATACATTACCTGCATGCCCGTGCCGAAGCTACCAACCTGCCAGACAACAGTATAGATCTTGTAACTGTGGCGCAGGCCATCCATTGGTTTGATTTCGATGCCTTTTACCGGGAAGTATACCGCATTACAAAAGCCGGTGCCGTGGTAGCGGTGTGGTGTTACAACTTGCCTCAGATCTCACCTGAAATTGACTCGATCCTGAATGATTTTTACAATAATGTACTGGACGGCTATTGGGATATAGAGCGCAAATACATCGACGAGAACTATACTACAATACCTTTCCCTTTCGAAGAACTGGAAGAGATACCTCAGCTAAGTATAACTACAAACTGGACACTGGAGCACCTGCTTGGCTACCTGAACTCATGGTCGGCGGTGCAACATTACATAGATAAGAATGGAACTTCTCCCGTTAAAGATGCAGAACTGAAATTCAGGGAAGTATGGCCTGAGAATAAAGTGCTTGGTGTTGTTTTTCCAATAGCAATGCGCGTGGGTACAACCTGATTTACAACTATAACCAAACAGCGGCATTACATGGCTGGCATAGGAACCTACCTTAAATAAACGTACCTTTGCAATCTGTCAATCATTATGGTGCAAATAGAACCATACTACCTCTTTTAAGGTTGATAGAAAGAATAACGCCGGGATTGATCGCAAATGCTATGTATTCCCGGAAAGCTGAGACAGTGCACATGGCATTGTACAGCATCATAAGACCAATTACATGACATTTAACGAATTGAACCTGATAGAGCCTATCCTAAACGCTCTTAAAACAGAAGGATATACAAATCCCACCCCGATACAGCAAAAAGCAATCCCTTATATACTTCAGAAACGCGACCTGCTGGGTTGTGCGCAGACTGGTACTGGTAAAACAGCAGCTTTTGCTATTCCGATTCTGCAGTTACTACACGCCCTGCCACAGGATCGTAACAAGCGTACTATAAAATCGCTGATACTGACGCCGACCCGTGAACTGGCCCTGCAGATCGGAGAGAGCTTTGGCGCCTACGGCCGCAATACTGGCTTAAAGCATACCGTAATTTTTGGTGGTGTATCGCAGCACCCGCAAACCGAAGTCCTGAAAAGAGGAGTGGATATACTGGTAGCAACACCTGGCC of Pontibacter deserti contains these proteins:
- a CDS encoding S8 family peptidase, which codes for MIRNYLTAGKSAVAMAILSAAVLTGCEKETILEDKELATSHQEAATAGKGQQFVPNEVLVKFKTGVSETARAAALARISGNVKEHILTKTMERFGDREGLTLVHTPMAALEALGKLKGAAEIEYAEPNYIYTHAAASTDPYFTNGSLWGMYGDGSSPANQYGSQAAEAWAAGNTGAASVVVGIIDEGIQYSHPDLAANIWTNPYDPVDGVDNDGNGYIDDSHGWDFDGNNNEVYDGGDRGSLDDHGTHVAGTIGAVNNGSGVVGVNWNVTMISLKFLGRRGGTTANAVKAVDYLTDLKTRHGMNIVASNNSWGGGGFSQALYDAVNRANNQEILFVAAAGNGGNDGVGDNNDAVASYPSNMDLPNVIAVASITSSGAKSSFSNYGATTVDIGAPGSGVNSTTALNSYSSYSGTSMATPHVTGGVALYAASHPGSTAAAIKNAIMSSAIPTASLSGKCVTGGRLNVSGF
- a CDS encoding glycine zipper domain-containing protein — protein: MRILHRFIPLLITVFLLGSCTGEGWSRKAKGAAVGGATGAAAGAAVGGTTGAVVGAAAGTAAGGAIGRKKDKKKDRKRYEGYRDKEKGDNR
- a CDS encoding GNAT family N-acetyltransferase, with protein sequence MTPAVSIVPITVSELHTLQDIALNAYGDHYLHLWNDGGAWYIERSFSDAALKGELEDPNAAFFLIHADDELVGFLKLNVNKELEGYTSEGALELERIYLVKSASGHGIGKQVLDFTNQFARERNKRVVWLKAMDSSHDAIRFYERNGYTQCGTYMLDFETMKPEYRGMVVLKLELN
- a CDS encoding AraC family transcriptional regulator yields the protein MPEQPEADFQIYYREVPVTEDKSLQRAHRHAFQEIIFIEEGTATHSIDTEQTELQGPLVALIAQGKVHRFIPQPWTKLYVLRFTNEFLPRPVNGLFNQLVNFTSFAVYTSELHHKIKTLLDLMCQEYQQQAPNKVYIRHLLSALLTVLREEQQKRTVTDTTAGETNYDIFSKFLALLDQEFTHHRSVEYYATQLHITTKKLGELSKAITGETPSRIIEKRVVLAAKRFLIYTQDTVQEIAYTLGYTDHSHFTRVFRRLEGVTPTAFREKYKQA
- a CDS encoding NAD(P)-dependent oxidoreductase, with product MKIAIIGASGNIGSRITHEALSRGHEVTAIVRNPSKLTLENESLVVTKGDALDADDLAAKLEGHDAVVISYSPGWGPGTDYNNYNKVAETVMGAAKKAGVKRLLNVGGAGSLYVAPGVQAVDTPDFPAEWREGASAMRDSLKVYEAEKDLDWTFFSPAFMIGPGERTGKYRLGTENPVMNEKGESNISYEDYAVAVIDELEKPQFIRQRFTIGY
- a CDS encoding multidrug effflux MFS transporter — translated: MTKKQYRTIILILGALAALGPFAIDMYLPGFPAIAKDLNTDIAHVGLSLTSYFIGIAAGQLIYGPLVDRFGRKKPLIIGLGIFVLAALGCALAPSVEWLIGLRLLLALGGCVGMVASRAMVRDLFSLKDIPNVFSTLMLVMGVAPVIAPTIGGYVTATLGWHFIFVVLAAIAAAVLLAVIRLLPESKGADASISLKPQFILRDFGTVLKERTFLTYAVSGSLAAAGMFAYISGSPFVFMEYFGLTDTQYGWAFGLNAAGYISGSQFNRLLLRRQTSKQITLKVGFIQFLAASALLFGAITGSLSAAGTLILLFSFMFSLGIINPNASALAMTPFTKNTGSASAILGSLQMGTGALASAVVSYLHNKTMLPMTGTMALLTTLSLLILLSARLSTRKAYISAQLCEVKAQS
- a CDS encoding fatty acid desaturase family protein; the protein is MKLKGKVKFVNKDKNLFFPTLRIRVDTYFAENNIPTTANTTMKVKSVVLLLVYLLPFLVLLTFQPAYPLSLLLWFVMGLGVAGIGMSIMHDANHGAFSKSKRVNDLMGHTLNLVGGSAFNWKLQHNILHHTYTNVVELDEDIQDRLVLRFNPHSKVKFFHKIQWIYAFVFYGLLTLYWVVAKDFVQYALFKKNGVNNNTTAENRTWFIKLVAMKVLYFFVILGIPTLFFGIPFLQVLLGFLLMHFVAGIVLTVVFQLAHTVEGTTHPRPDEHGIIENDWAIHQMNTTVNFSRHNKILSWYVGGLNFQIEHHLFPRVCHVHYPAIAGIVKETAAEFGIPYLENETFGQAVRSHIATLHRFGRLPSLNEAIG
- a CDS encoding fatty acid desaturase family protein encodes the protein MKLKGKVKFVNKDKSLFFPTLRKRVDAYFSENNLPKSGNSRLLIKSIVLMLLYVVPFAAMLAFTPHVAVSLVLWLVMGIGVAGVAMSVMHDANHGAFSKSKLMNYLMAHSVNLLGASAFNWKLQHNILHHTYTNVVEMDEDIDDMVFMRFSPHTKVRFYHKLQWVYAFFFYGLLTLYWVIVKDFVQFFKYIKSGVNANSKSDNTVAFSKIVAFKLLYFFSILVAPTLIFGIPFWEVLLGFFLMHFVAGMILSTVFQLAHTVEGTHHPLPSETGIIENDWAIHQLSTTANFARRSKWLSWYVGGLNFQIEHHLFPRISHVHYPAIADIVKQTASEFNLNYIESKTFLQAVRSHLNTLHRFGRLKLPNLNEVMA
- a CDS encoding alpha/beta fold hydrolase yields the protein MRKTALLILAILLLQLPAMAQQQELKNLDINLENYTYPYPVQFLPLTIQNQKLRMAYMDVKPTKANGKTVLLLHGKNFNGAYWQQTAEALSKAGYRVIIPDQIGFGKSSKPEHLQYTFQLLAQNTKAILDTLNVKKVAVLGHSMGGMLATRFALMYPDVTEKLILLNPIGLEDWKLKVPYQTIDQAYKGELQQTYDKIKKYQQENYYGGNWKPEYDKWARLLAGWTINENYPRIAWNAALTADMIVTQPVLYEFDQLKMPALLIIGQRDRTALGKNLVPKEVAATMGNYPQLGKDTAKKIKNSTLVELEGVGHLPHIEAFDKFIDPLLSFLKK
- a CDS encoding class I SAM-dependent methyltransferase translates to MKEAKDNFSTQSDLYVKFRPEYPDALYEFIFKLKPHYVVAWDCGTGNGQVAAKLAERCHLVYASDISQKQLDNAIKKENIHYLHARAEATNLPDNSIDLVTVAQAIHWFDFDAFYREVYRITKAGAVVAVWCYNLPQISPEIDSILNDFYNNVLDGYWDIERKYIDENYTTIPFPFEELEEIPQLSITTNWTLEHLLGYLNSWSAVQHYIDKNGTSPVKDAELKFREVWPENKVLGVVFPIAMRVGTT